One segment of Streptosporangium brasiliense DNA contains the following:
- a CDS encoding ROK family transcriptional regulator: MRTTPLATPRMGASSGEILSLFRDVPDGLTKSDVVRLTGLSRTTVNQRLEGLLTAGLVIPGPGEAKTRGRPAGQFVVNRDRGVLLVADIGATALRTALCDLGGRVRIERATWADVTAGPETVLRIVEKLFTEILHDAGQTPDAVLGVGLDVPGPVDFATGRVVSPPIMTGWHGFDIPGWFRPQYDCPVLVDKDVNAMAYGEQRLRHPDVPHLLMVKIGTGVGTGLIADGRVHRGADGAAGDIGHIQVMAEGVAEPPVCRCGNSGCLESYAGGWALVRDLRAAGREVTTVDDAVRLIRGGDPVAVRLARRAARILGGALADTVNLFNPRVIAICGQLAHTDELLFAGIREIVYRRSLPLATRNLQIVRSDLDPRTGVLGLAQLLVDGLYSPERVQELIDRAMAQ; this comes from the coding sequence ATGCGCACCACACCCCTCGCCACGCCGAGGATGGGAGCGAGCAGCGGCGAGATCCTCAGCCTGTTCCGGGACGTCCCCGACGGCCTCACCAAGTCCGACGTGGTGCGTCTTACCGGCCTCTCCCGCACCACGGTCAACCAACGGCTCGAGGGCCTCCTGACCGCCGGGCTGGTGATCCCGGGCCCGGGAGAGGCCAAGACCCGCGGCAGGCCCGCGGGCCAGTTCGTTGTCAACCGCGACCGCGGCGTCCTGCTCGTCGCCGACATCGGTGCCACCGCGCTGCGGACCGCGCTCTGCGACCTGGGCGGGAGGGTGCGGATCGAGCGGGCGACGTGGGCCGACGTCACCGCGGGCCCCGAGACCGTCCTCAGGATCGTCGAGAAGCTCTTCACGGAGATCCTCCACGACGCCGGACAGACCCCCGACGCGGTGCTCGGCGTCGGGCTCGACGTTCCCGGCCCCGTCGACTTCGCCACGGGACGCGTGGTCAGCCCACCGATCATGACCGGCTGGCATGGTTTCGACATCCCCGGATGGTTCAGACCCCAGTACGACTGCCCCGTCCTGGTCGACAAGGACGTCAACGCCATGGCGTACGGCGAGCAGCGCCTGCGCCATCCCGACGTCCCGCACCTCCTCATGGTCAAGATCGGCACCGGGGTGGGCACCGGCCTCATCGCCGACGGGCGGGTGCACCGCGGCGCCGACGGCGCGGCAGGAGACATCGGCCACATCCAGGTCATGGCCGAGGGAGTGGCCGAACCGCCCGTCTGCCGCTGCGGCAACTCCGGCTGCCTGGAGTCCTACGCCGGCGGCTGGGCTCTGGTACGCGACCTGCGGGCGGCGGGCCGTGAGGTCACCACCGTCGACGACGCCGTGCGGCTGATCCGCGGCGGCGACCCCGTCGCGGTACGGCTCGCCCGCCGGGCCGCCCGCATCCTCGGAGGCGCCCTCGCGGACACGGTCAACCTGTTCAACCCCCGCGTCATCGCGATCTGCGGCCAGCTCGCCCACACCGACGAACTCCTCTTCGCCGGCATCCGGGAGATCGTCTACCGGCGGTCCCTCCCGCTGGCGACCCGCAACCTGCAGATCGTCCGCAGCGATCTGGACCCGCGCACGGGCGTTCTCGGGCTCGCGCAACTCCTGGTGGACGGGCTCTACTCCCCCGAACGGGTCCAGGAGCTCATCGACCGCGCCATGGCCCAGTAG
- a CDS encoding nucleoside/nucleotide kinase family protein: MTLDDLADRARALATRHERVLLGITGSPGSGKSTLAEYLMRLLRQAAPRGHSAEWVAHVPMDGFHLADVELDRLGRRDRKGAPDTFDAAGYAALLRRLRDNEDDVVYAPAFERDLEQPLAASIPVPKAARIVITEGNYLLLDQGDWARVRPCLHEVWYCALDSAERVRRLVSRHERFGKDHEAAVAWVMGTDQRNADLIATTKDRADLVVPDAILRSLGDDIP; the protein is encoded by the coding sequence ATGACCCTCGACGACCTGGCGGACCGGGCCCGCGCGCTGGCCACGCGGCATGAACGAGTCCTGCTCGGAATCACCGGAAGCCCGGGTTCCGGCAAGTCCACGCTCGCGGAGTACCTGATGCGTCTGCTACGGCAGGCGGCACCCCGCGGCCACTCGGCGGAATGGGTGGCACACGTGCCGATGGACGGCTTCCACCTCGCCGACGTCGAGCTCGACCGGCTCGGACGGCGCGACCGTAAGGGCGCACCCGACACCTTCGACGCGGCGGGCTACGCGGCCCTGCTGCGCCGGCTGCGCGACAACGAGGACGACGTCGTCTACGCGCCCGCCTTCGAGCGCGATCTCGAACAGCCGCTCGCCGCCAGCATCCCCGTGCCCAAGGCCGCCAGGATCGTCATCACCGAGGGGAACTACCTGCTTCTCGACCAGGGCGACTGGGCACGCGTCCGGCCCTGCCTCCACGAGGTCTGGTACTGCGCCCTCGACTCCGCCGAGCGGGTGCGCCGCCTCGTCTCCCGCCATGAGAGGTTCGGCAAGGACCATGAAGCGGCCGTGGCATGGGTGATGGGGACCGACCAGCGGAACGCCGACCTGATCGCCACGACCAAGGACCGGGCGGATCTGGTGGTTCCCGACGCGATCCTGCGCTCGCTCGGCGATGACATCCCCTGA
- a CDS encoding sugar ABC transporter substrate-binding protein has translation MYVNARRRRVAAAGALAAVGALVLGAYGSGLPAGSAAATGERAAAAPRIAAVIKGLDNPFFQTMKQGIDDQARAARATVTVQAANSITDTTGQADKLNSLSGQDFSCYVVNPISGTNLIQGLARLSAMNKAIVNIDSPVDPQAAKSAEVKLATYIGTDNTEAGKMAGQRMTQLLPSGGKVASVGGIAGDVTSGARLGGFQQGIGPNLKIVQTVAANWDRQTALTAATDVMQAQPDLAGFFVANDDMGLGVARAVANAGKAGKVKVISVDGIKDALEAVKAGTLDGTVAQYPYVIGVMGIEACQAATSGKTLPSHVKAPVEVVTKDNADKALAATPKPFGAYSDPIKNLIK, from the coding sequence ATGTACGTCAACGCCAGACGCCGTCGCGTGGCGGCAGCCGGCGCGCTCGCCGCCGTCGGCGCCCTCGTGCTGGGGGCCTACGGCTCCGGCCTGCCCGCCGGCTCGGCCGCCGCGACCGGAGAACGGGCCGCCGCGGCTCCCCGGATCGCCGCAGTGATCAAGGGCCTGGACAACCCGTTCTTCCAGACGATGAAACAGGGCATCGACGATCAGGCCCGCGCGGCCCGGGCCACCGTCACGGTCCAGGCCGCCAACTCCATCACCGACACGACCGGCCAGGCGGACAAGCTGAACAGCCTCAGCGGCCAGGACTTCTCCTGCTACGTGGTCAACCCGATCTCGGGCACGAACCTCATCCAGGGGCTCGCCAGGCTGTCCGCGATGAACAAGGCCATCGTCAACATCGACAGCCCGGTCGACCCCCAGGCCGCCAAGAGCGCCGAGGTCAAGCTCGCCACCTACATCGGCACCGACAACACCGAGGCCGGCAAGATGGCCGGGCAGCGGATGACCCAGCTCCTGCCCTCCGGCGGCAAGGTCGCGTCCGTCGGCGGCATCGCGGGCGACGTGACCAGCGGCGCCAGGCTCGGAGGCTTCCAGCAGGGGATCGGCCCCAACCTGAAGATCGTGCAGACGGTCGCCGCCAACTGGGACCGCCAGACCGCGCTGACCGCCGCGACCGACGTGATGCAGGCGCAGCCCGACCTGGCCGGCTTCTTCGTCGCCAACGACGACATGGGGCTGGGCGTGGCACGTGCCGTGGCCAACGCCGGCAAGGCCGGCAAGGTGAAGGTCATCAGCGTGGACGGCATCAAGGACGCCCTGGAGGCGGTCAAGGCGGGCACCCTGGACGGCACCGTCGCCCAGTACCCGTATGTGATCGGCGTGATGGGCATCGAGGCGTGCCAGGCTGCGACGAGCGGCAAAACGCTGCCCTCCCATGTGAAGGCCCCGGTCGAAGTCGTCACCAAGGACAACGCCGACAAGGCCTTGGCGGCCACGCCGAAGCCGTTCGGCGCCTACAGCGACCCGATCAAGAACCTCATCAAGTAG
- a CDS encoding ABC transporter permease: MANTTLTAGEGQAWPARLKDASFWAEWAALVGLIVLVIVFQALNPTFLSMGNISSMLVAAAILIILAVGQTFVIATAGIDLSIASVMTLGAVVFGQAYAAGLGLAPACLLAVLGAGAAGALNGLIIAWGRIADFIVTLGMLSAASGLALILSDGKPVTIIDPKLLKLSTGGVGIFGWSFVIAVVVAVAAHVALFHTRFGTHLFATGGAPESATAMGISTRRIKLAVYLISGLLAGLSAILLVARIGAAEPAANTAFLLNSVAAVVLGGVSLFGGRGTVIGPFFGALLLVALVNGLTLLGVSQFYQPLAVGIVVVLAALLMRFQQ, from the coding sequence ATGGCAAACACCACACTGACGGCCGGCGAAGGGCAGGCCTGGCCCGCGCGGCTGAAGGACGCGAGCTTCTGGGCCGAATGGGCGGCCCTCGTCGGGCTGATCGTGCTCGTGATCGTCTTCCAGGCGCTGAACCCCACGTTCCTGAGCATGGGCAACATCTCCTCGATGCTGGTCGCCGCCGCGATCCTGATCATCCTCGCGGTGGGGCAGACCTTCGTGATCGCCACCGCGGGCATCGACCTGTCGATCGCCTCGGTGATGACCCTGGGCGCGGTCGTGTTCGGCCAGGCGTACGCGGCCGGCCTCGGCCTGGCGCCGGCGTGCCTGCTGGCGGTGCTCGGCGCCGGGGCGGCCGGCGCGCTCAACGGGCTGATCATCGCCTGGGGCAGGATCGCCGACTTCATCGTGACCCTCGGGATGCTGTCGGCCGCCTCGGGACTCGCCCTGATCCTGTCCGACGGGAAACCCGTGACGATCATCGATCCGAAGTTGCTGAAGCTGTCCACCGGAGGCGTCGGGATCTTCGGCTGGTCGTTCGTCATCGCGGTGGTGGTCGCGGTGGCGGCGCACGTGGCGCTGTTCCACACCCGCTTCGGCACCCACCTGTTCGCCACCGGAGGGGCGCCGGAGTCCGCGACGGCCATGGGCATCAGCACCAGGCGCATCAAGCTCGCCGTCTACCTGATCAGCGGCCTGCTCGCCGGTCTGAGCGCGATCCTGCTGGTCGCCAGGATCGGCGCGGCCGAACCCGCCGCCAACACCGCCTTCCTGCTCAACTCCGTGGCCGCGGTGGTCCTCGGCGGGGTCAGCCTCTTCGGCGGGCGGGGAACCGTCATCGGCCCGTTCTTCGGCGCGCTGCTGCTGGTCGCGCTGGTCAACGGGCTCACCCTGCTCGGCGTGTCGCAGTTCTACCAGCCCTTGGCCGTCGGCATCGTCGTGGTGCTGGCCGCACTCCTCATGAGGTTCCAGCAATGA
- a CDS encoding ATP-binding cassette domain-containing protein — translation MTQRPTPGTPTGEVLLDCRNVSLAFGSVQALIDVSLTLRPGEITALVGDNGAGKSTLVRCISGVHRPDSGHIYFDGAEIAFHSPEDAREAGIETVHQNLALVEDLTVWQNLFLNREIVRRLGPLAFLNRRAMQARSREMVSTLAVNVPAVGSRVRRLSGGQRQAVAICRATGFSSKLVIMDEPTAALGVQETARVEELIVRLRDEGHAVLIISHNFAQVMRLSHQVWVMRAGRCVGGRRTAETTGEEIVALVTGALAT, via the coding sequence ATGACTCAGCGGCCGACGCCCGGCACGCCCACCGGCGAGGTGCTCCTGGACTGCCGGAACGTCTCCCTGGCCTTCGGCAGTGTCCAGGCGCTCATCGACGTCTCGCTCACGCTGCGCCCCGGCGAGATCACCGCCCTCGTCGGCGACAACGGAGCCGGCAAGTCCACGCTGGTGCGCTGCATCTCCGGGGTCCACCGGCCCGACAGCGGGCACATCTACTTCGACGGCGCGGAGATCGCCTTCCACTCACCCGAGGACGCCCGCGAGGCCGGGATCGAGACCGTCCACCAGAACCTCGCGCTCGTCGAGGACCTCACCGTGTGGCAGAACCTCTTCCTCAACCGCGAGATCGTCCGCAGGCTGGGTCCCCTCGCCTTCCTCAACCGGCGCGCCATGCAGGCCCGCTCCCGCGAGATGGTCTCGACACTGGCGGTCAACGTGCCCGCGGTGGGATCCCGCGTCCGGCGGCTCTCCGGCGGCCAGCGCCAGGCGGTCGCCATCTGCCGAGCCACCGGCTTCAGCTCCAAGCTCGTCATCATGGACGAGCCCACCGCGGCGCTCGGCGTCCAGGAGACGGCCCGCGTCGAGGAACTCATCGTCAGACTGCGCGACGAGGGGCACGCCGTGCTCATCATCAGCCACAACTTCGCGCAGGTCATGCGGCTCAGCCACCAGGTGTGGGTGATGCGTGCGGGCCGCTGCGTGGGCGGGCGCCGCACCGCGGAGACCACCGGCGAGGAGATCGTCGCCCTCGTCACCGGCGCCCTCGCCACCTGA
- a CDS encoding GbsR/MarR family transcriptional regulator, with amino-acid sequence MDDRHEQWQAAERLALTLIEGGLQRMAARTLAVFLFTDQDSVTAGEIATRLEASAGSVSGAIKSLLTVGLIERLPSPGSRREHYRLRDDAWATLFTSQNTVIQAMLQAAAAGIAATDEDDPARQRLTQMHAFYGFLLGELPALLHRWHQQTG; translated from the coding sequence ATGGACGACCGGCATGAGCAGTGGCAGGCGGCGGAACGGCTGGCCCTGACGTTGATCGAGGGCGGGCTCCAGCGCATGGCCGCGCGCACCCTGGCGGTCTTCCTGTTCACCGACCAGGACAGCGTCACCGCCGGCGAGATCGCGACGCGGCTGGAGGCCAGCGCAGGCTCGGTCTCGGGCGCGATCAAATCCCTGCTGACGGTCGGGCTGATCGAACGCCTGCCATCGCCCGGCAGCCGACGCGAGCACTACCGGCTCCGTGACGACGCCTGGGCCACCCTGTTCACCAGCCAGAACACCGTCATCCAGGCCATGCTCCAGGCTGCGGCCGCCGGGATCGCCGCCACTGATGAGGACGATCCCGCCCGTCAGCGCCTGACCCAGATGCACGCCTTCTACGGATTCCTGCTTGGTGAGCTCCCCGCCCTGCTGCACCGCTGGCACCAGCAGACCGGCTGA
- a CDS encoding sugar phosphate isomerase/epimerase family protein has protein sequence MPTDTATNPIGVHALVWVGDTSPRSVAYAVEKTEATGFDLLEISLHDSGNLDVAAAREALRSAGLGVACSRGLAFDADVSSEDLAVVERGEKLLHDSLAITRALGGTHFTGALYSALGKYGRPLTDAGRRNVVTVLRRLAQEAAGESMTLGLEICNRYETNVVNTAHDALRLAEDIGEDNVLIHLDTYHMNIEEDDLVRPVHEVGDRLGYVHVGENHRGYLGSGHLDFTAFFHALGDIGYSGTITFESFSSAVVMRGLSNDLAIWRNLWSDGEDLARHARAFIGNQLHTSRSR, from the coding sequence ATGCCCACTGACACCGCGACCAACCCGATCGGCGTGCACGCGCTGGTATGGGTCGGCGACACCAGCCCCCGCTCGGTGGCCTACGCCGTCGAGAAGACGGAGGCCACCGGCTTCGACCTGCTGGAGATCTCCCTGCACGACTCGGGGAACCTCGACGTGGCCGCCGCGCGTGAGGCCCTGCGGTCGGCGGGCCTGGGCGTCGCCTGCTCCCGCGGCCTCGCCTTCGACGCCGACGTCTCCAGCGAGGACCTCGCCGTGGTGGAGCGCGGCGAGAAGCTGCTGCACGACTCCCTCGCCATCACCCGCGCGCTCGGCGGCACCCACTTCACCGGCGCGCTCTACAGCGCGCTGGGAAAGTACGGCAGGCCGCTCACCGACGCAGGACGCCGCAACGTCGTGACAGTGCTGCGCCGCCTGGCCCAGGAGGCCGCGGGCGAGAGCATGACGCTCGGGCTGGAGATCTGCAACCGCTACGAGACCAACGTCGTCAACACCGCGCACGACGCGTTGCGCCTGGCCGAAGACATCGGAGAGGACAACGTGCTCATCCATCTCGACACGTATCACATGAACATCGAGGAGGACGATCTCGTACGGCCGGTCCACGAGGTCGGGGACCGGCTCGGCTACGTCCACGTGGGCGAGAACCACCGCGGCTACCTCGGATCGGGGCACCTCGACTTCACCGCCTTCTTCCACGCGCTCGGCGACATCGGATACAGTGGGACGATCACCTTCGAGTCCTTCTCCTCGGCGGTCGTGATGCGCGGCCTCTCCAACGACCTGGCCATCTGGCGCAACCTGTGGTCGGACGGCGAGGACCTGGCCCGCCACGCCCGCGCGTTCATCGGCAACCAACTCCACACGAGCCGCTCTCGATGA